The DNA sequence TTTCAGAAAAACACTTTTAGCCGGTCCAGTTACCTGTAAATATCGATTATCTCTCCATCCTGATATACCTGTAATACGCCGATCTTGCTCCGAGTAAGTCCGCCCCCATTTACCATTACCATTGCGACGAATGGAAATAACCCCCAAACCTTGATCTGTCAACAATTCCCCGAAAAACTCTTGAAAAAGAATCTTAGCAGAATTATCATCAGGCAAAGCAAAAATATTTAATCCTTGTCGATTTTCCCTTGCCGAGTGTAAAGCAGATAAAACCTCTTGAGGCAAAGATTTTTGAAGCACCTGTTCATAACCTTGTAGCCAAGGAGTAGGACTAACATATTCAAAATTGACCACCAAATAACCCTCATTGGGATTAGTTTCCACAAAAGCAACATAGTCGTTGTTATAACCAAAACGGGAGTCACCCACTTTATCTCCCCAAGAAGCAATCACATCATAGCTAAATCCTTCAGGCAAAGTTAAATCGTCTTGTAATTGATAAGAATTAAATCGCTGTTTTTGTTCTTGTGAATTAAGGTTATTTATTTCTAAAGGAATAGGATATTGAACAGGTTTAAAATTAGCAAATTTAAAAATTTCTTGATTGGTATTTCCTTGAGCATGGGAATAGTTTTTAAAAACAGAACTACAGGCGGTAGAAGCAACACTGATTCCCAAAAATGTTAAAAAATCCCTACGTTTAAATTTCATATATTATCTTAACCCTTAACTAAATTTTTTAATTATTTTTATTTTATATTACTATTAATAAATGTGAATCTCCCACTTATATCTAAATAGTTAATATTAAGAATTGGTTAAGTTTTAATTATTCTTAGTCAAGAAATAAAAGATAATGATAAAGATGTATAAATTGACGGGGATAAACAAAACAATGAAATAATGAAATAATGAAAAATATGTCACTAATGATTGTTAATTGTTGATTCTTAAGTTTAAAATTTTAATCCTTCTTTGATTCTATTTACTTAAACTTAAACTAACTAATTTAGAAATAAAAATAGCAGGAAAAAGTTGTCCTAGTAAAGCCTCTATATTAGACAACATCATTCCCATACTATTAAGAGGACTTATATCCCCATATCCCAAAGTTGTGAGGGTGGTAAAACTAAAATAAAATAATTGATATTGTGGACTTGCATCTATAAATATACTTAATTCAAAAGAGTTAGCATTTATATTAACAAGAATTTTATAGAAAATACCCCAAAGAATGCCAATCATTAAATATATGCAAATTGATCCTTTAATTACATCTCCATTGATTTCTGTTTCCGAAAGAATCCGAAGAACAATTGCAACGATAGATAAAATCATAAATAAAGCACTTAATACATCTGAAAAAATTTCGATCGCATCTATATGATTAAGCATTTTAAGACGACTAAGAATAGAGCTTAAATACGCAAAAATGGCTATCCCACGAAAAACATAAATAAACTTTTTCGGAAAACCAAGGGTATTAATTGCTAAAATAATAGTAGAAAAAAAGATAATAGGAAACCAAATATTAAACCTATCAAAATATTGTAAAAAAGGTGTAAAAACCATGAAAATTAATAAATTGTAAAACAGGCGATTATATGTGGTTTTAGTAGAATAAAATTGACTCATAAAGATTTTTTTGTCTTCTAATATCTTAAAAAGTGTGATTGTCAAACAGTTTAAAATTGTTAAGCAAACTCTAATTAATTACAAAAAAAGGGGGCTTTAACCCCCATATTAAATTACTATTTTGTATTTATCTATTAATGTTCCTAAATCGTTGATGGAAAATCAATTATTAGAAAAAACATCGAGAATATAATCTTTTTTGCTTTTTTCTAAAAGATAATTAACACAATTCAAATAGGATTGCGATAGATACTTCTTAAGCAGTAGCCAATTCAGGCTCAGGGCGCTTACTATTACGGATACCTTCGATCGCATCTGCATAACTAGGAGCTTTAAAGACGGCAGAACCAGCTACAATGGCATTAGCACCAGCCTCTAAAACTTGCCAAGTATTATTAGGTTTCAAACCACCGTCAACCTCAATCCAAGGGTCTAAACCTCTCTCATCGCACATTTGACGTAAAGCCTTGATTTTAGGCACAACAGAAGGAATGAAACTTTGTCCACCAAAGCCGGGGTTAACGCTCATGATTAAGACTAAATCACAAACATCAATCACATAGTCAATTAACTCTAAAGGAGTAGAGGGATTTAAAACCACCCCAGACATTTTACCTAACTCACGAATTTGACAGAGAGTGCGGTGTAAATGGGGGGAAGCATTGTGTTCAGCGTGAACAGAAATAATGTCAGCACCTGCTTTTGCGAAGTCTTCTACATACTTCTCAGGTTCAACAATCATTAAATGTACATCTAAAGGCTTTTTGGTGTAAGGGCGAATAGCCTCTACAATTAAAGGACCAATAGTAATATTAGGTACAAAACGACCGTCCATGACATCCACATGAATCCAATCTGCACCAGCTTCGTCAACAGCTTTGATTTCTTCTCCTAAACGACTGAAATCCGCAGATAAAATGGAAGGAGAAATAACGACTTTTTTATCACTCATAATAATTATTAATAGATTAACTTTTGTTGTGTTAATTGTAACAAAATGTTTAATTTCTCTATAGTGTATCAGCTATTGACAAAATCGAGAATATGATGAGCTGTAATTTCTGATTTTTCTAAATGTGGCACATGACCGCAATCATCAATCCAAATTAATTTACTTTGGGGGATTAACTCTTGGAATTGACTAGCGGGTTTTATGCCTAAGATTTTGTCATTTTTTCCCCATAAAATCAGGGTTTCTGCTTTAATTTGCCCTAATTCTTCTGCAAATGAACCATAACCACCACTCTTGGTAAAAGAAATTAACGCTTTACTCCAATTCTCACATTGTAGATGTAAGGCCGCACATCTTAAGGCATCTTCACTGGCAAACTCTGGATTAAAATAAGCCGTTTTACTGATACTCTGTCTTACTTTCAAATTCCGTAAAAATTCTGTAGCTAAATAACCTAAAGGGGGAAATAAAAACTTCCCAATTATCGGTTGCTTTGTCAAACCGCCACTATCTAACAACACCAATTTCTCCACTGCTTGGGGATAACTTAGGCAAAAGTCAATAGCACTCGCTCCTCCCATAGATGCCCCCACTAAAATCATGGGTTTGTTAATCATGGTTGACCAAAAATGATAGAGATGAGTTCTAATACTATGGGGAGAATAGTTTAAATTAGCCTGTCTTTGGGTAAAACCGAATCCTAGCAAGTCTAAAGCCCAAACATCGTATTCTTCTCCTAAAAACGGTAATAAACGACGATATTCAAACAAGGAACTGTCAAAACCATGTAATAACAACACTGGTGTTTTTCCTTCTCCCTTTTTTACATAACTCGTGGCGATTTCCTCTGAACATAAGGGAGTGTTAATTTTTGTAAACTGGATTTGCTCAAAAAGTGCGATCGAATCTTTTTCTATAAGTTTTTTTGCTTCAGTGACAATTTCATTAGTTAACATGAGGAATTGAGAATTTAGAGAAATTTATTCAAGTTTATCGGTAAATTATGGCAGTTTATTATAGATTAATCTCGCTCCCCGTGTCTTTATCTCTATCAAACAAATCTTCATGATCATCTATTTCTGATGTGAGAAGATAATCTGATAATTTATCTTTTTTTTCTTGATTTGAATCGGATTGAATGAAATGGATACAATTTCTTCCTTTATTTTTGGCTAAATATAACGCTTGATCTGTTGTGTTAATAAAATCTTCTATGGTGTTATCATGTTTTGGAATCAGAGTAAAAACCCCTAGACTTAATGTAACATGGTCAGCAATTTCTGAGCGAGGATGATTAATTTTTAAAGATGCGATCGCATCTCGCATTTGTTCAGCAATAGTTATACCACCTTGAATATCAGTATTAACAAGGATTACAGCAAATTCTTCTCCCCCATAACGAGCAGTTAAATCACTCGAACGATTGGGAATAGACGCAATAGTTTGAGCCACTTTTTTCAAACATTCATCACCCTGCTGATGACCAAAATAGTCGTTATAGCGTTTAAAATAGTCAATATCTGTCAAAATTAGAGTTAAAGGTTGTTTTTCCCTTAAATGTCTTTGCCATTCCAAGTTTAAGTATTCATCAAAACGACGACGATTAGCAATTTGCGTTAAACCATCGAGATTAGCGATTAATTCTAGTTTTTCATTGGCAATTATTAGTTCTTCTGTTCTTTCCCTTACCTTATTCTCTAAAGTTTCAAAAGCATTTTCTAATTGATTTGCCATAAAATTGAAGGAGTTGGCAAGGTTTTGTAATTCCGTAATTTGCGTCACAATAGCTGTTGATGTCATTTTTCCCGATGCTATGTCATCACTAGCCCGATTTAAACGCTCGATGGGTTGACTAATATAATGGGCAATGACAATACCAACCACAATAGATAAAATGAAAGCTCCAACACACAGAAGCCAAGTGATTTTTCTATTCTCATCGATTTCTTTCATAAAATCAGAGCGAGGAATAATTGTCACTAACAACCAATGCAAACCATACTTATCTTTATAGGGTTCAACTTGGGCGAATAAGATATTATTTTTGACATCTACTCGTAAATTAATCCTTTCAGAAATACTGCCTAAATCCGAATATTTCTCCTCTAATTGAGATGCGATCGCACTTATGATTGGATTATCACTATTTTTAGCATTCAAAGGGGTTAAATAATCCCCCTGATTTTGATAGAGTGCATCTTGGGCGGAGGTAGCAACTAAATTACCATTTAATTCCATAATAAAAGTTTGTCCCGAAGGAGAAAACTTCAGTTGACTCAAAAAACTGCCAATACTTCTTAATCTAACTCCACTATGGAATACCCCTAATAAATTATTTGACTCATCATAAATGGGATATAAACTATTAATAACTAGAGTCGGTACAGTTTGATCTATAAAAATCGGCGACCAAGTTTGTTTTTTTTTCTCTCTAGCTTTTAAATACCAATCCGTTGTACGTATATCAAGGGGAACTGTTTTTGCTGATAAAAGTTGCTTTTTTTGACCTTGATTATCTAATCGATAAAATTTATTGCTGAAAATATCGGGTAAAGTAATCTCTCTAACAATGATATTATCTTCTTCTGGTAGAGACATATAAATAATATTTTCTCCCTTATTATTTGCAAATCCTGTCACAAAGGGAGGAGAAGCTAAAGTTGCCTGTTGCCAAAGATGCGATCGCACCTCATCCAAATTTGTTACATCCACACGACCTTCTTGAAACGCTTTGTAATTAACAGCTATGGTTTCTTGTTTAATTGGCAAATAATGATTAAGATGATCTCGAACAAGATTAGAAGTTTGAGCCATTAATTGATTCGCTAAATTTTCTACGGCACTTCGCCCAGTACGATAAGACAAGTACCCTACTAAGGTAACAGTACCAACAATTTGCACAATAAAAGGAATAATTAAGACTAACCTCAGAGGTAG is a window from the Cyanobacterium sp. Dongsha4 genome containing:
- a CDS encoding alpha/beta hydrolase, with the translated sequence MLTNEIVTEAKKLIEKDSIALFEQIQFTKINTPLCSEEIATSYVKKGEGKTPVLLLHGFDSSLFEYRRLLPFLGEEYDVWALDLLGFGFTQRQANLNYSPHSIRTHLYHFWSTMINKPMILVGASMGGASAIDFCLSYPQAVEKLVLLDSGGLTKQPIIGKFLFPPLGYLATEFLRNLKVRQSISKTAYFNPEFASEDALRCAALHLQCENWSKALISFTKSGGYGSFAEELGQIKAETLILWGKNDKILGIKPASQFQELIPQSKLIWIDDCGHVPHLEKSEITAHHILDFVNS
- a CDS encoding diguanylate cyclase domain-containing protein; this translates as MKTLLSKKLPLRLVLIIPFIVQIVGTVTLVGYLSYRTGRSAVENLANQLMAQTSNLVRDHLNHYLPIKQETIAVNYKAFQEGRVDVTNLDEVRSHLWQQATLASPPFVTGFANNKGENIIYMSLPEEDNIIVREITLPDIFSNKFYRLDNQGQKKQLLSAKTVPLDIRTTDWYLKAREKKKQTWSPIFIDQTVPTLVINSLYPIYDESNNLLGVFHSGVRLRSIGSFLSQLKFSPSGQTFIMELNGNLVATSAQDALYQNQGDYLTPLNAKNSDNPIISAIASQLEEKYSDLGSISERINLRVDVKNNILFAQVEPYKDKYGLHWLLVTIIPRSDFMKEIDENRKITWLLCVGAFILSIVVGIVIAHYISQPIERLNRASDDIASGKMTSTAIVTQITELQNLANSFNFMANQLENAFETLENKVRERTEELIIANEKLELIANLDGLTQIANRRRFDEYLNLEWQRHLREKQPLTLILTDIDYFKRYNDYFGHQQGDECLKKVAQTIASIPNRSSDLTARYGGEEFAVILVNTDIQGGITIAEQMRDAIASLKINHPRSEIADHVTLSLGVFTLIPKHDNTIEDFINTTDQALYLAKNKGRNCIHFIQSDSNQEKKDKLSDYLLTSEIDDHEDLFDRDKDTGSEINL
- the rpe gene encoding ribulose-phosphate 3-epimerase, which gives rise to MSDKKVVISPSILSADFSRLGEEIKAVDEAGADWIHVDVMDGRFVPNITIGPLIVEAIRPYTKKPLDVHLMIVEPEKYVEDFAKAGADIISVHAEHNASPHLHRTLCQIRELGKMSGVVLNPSTPLELIDYVIDVCDLVLIMSVNPGFGGQSFIPSVVPKIKALRQMCDERGLDPWIEVDGGLKPNNTWQVLEAGANAIVAGSAVFKAPSYADAIEGIRNSKRPEPELATA
- a CDS encoding potassium channel family protein is translated as MVFTPFLQYFDRFNIWFPIIFFSTIILAINTLGFPKKFIYVFRGIAIFAYLSSILSRLKMLNHIDAIEIFSDVLSALFMILSIVAIVLRILSETEINGDVIKGSICIYLMIGILWGIFYKILVNINANSFELSIFIDASPQYQLFYFSFTTLTTLGYGDISPLNSMGMMLSNIEALLGQLFPAIFISKLVSLSLSK